A single genomic interval of Helianthus annuus cultivar XRQ/B chromosome 13, HanXRQr2.0-SUNRISE, whole genome shotgun sequence harbors:
- the LOC110902609 gene encoding glutathione S-transferase T1, giving the protein MTLKVYCNRMSQPSRAILIFCKMNGIDFEEITIILKGEQHTPEYKAINPMCQVPTIVDGDFTLFESHAILIYLSSKYPGVASRWYPSDLVERAKVHSVLDWHHANLRHGSVGAIVNNVILPQNGLPSNPQAAEEDEKTLEKALTILETFWLKDGPFLVGRSQPSIADLYLVSEVMELELLSEELHDRILSPYKKVLQWVEDTKSATAPHFEEIHGVLFKTRKEFRMTAKSGKTE; this is encoded by the exons ATGACGCTGAAAGTATACTGTAATCGAATGTCCCAACCGTCTCGTGCAATTCTCATCTTCTGCAA GATGAATGGGATAGATTTTGAAGAAATCACCATTATCTTGAAGGGCGAGCAACACACCCCTGAATACAAAG CGATAAATCCCATGTGTCAAGTTCCAACAATAGTTGACGGAGATTTTACATTGTTTGAGAG TCACGCGATTCTTATCTACTTATCTAGTAAGTACCCAGGAGTGGCTAGTCGCT GGTATCCGAGTGATCTTGTTGAAAGAGCCAAGGTCCACTCCGTTTTAGACTGGCATCATGCCAATTTACGCCATGGGTCAG TTGGAGCTATTGTAAACAATGTCATCTTACCGCAAAATGGCCTCCCATCAAACCCTCAAGCGGCCGAAGAAGATGAGAAGACACTTGAGAAAGCGTTGACTATATTAGAAACCTTTTGGCTAAAAGATGGACCGTTTTTGGTTGGAAGATCTCAACCATCAATTGCTGATCTCTACTTAGTATCTGAAGTCATGGAACTTGAG CTTCTGAGCGAGGAGCTTCATGATCGGATCTTAAGTCCTTACAAGAAAGTTCTTCAATGGGTTGAAGATACAAAGAGTGCAACCGCACCTCATTTTGAAGAAATTCACGGGGTTTTGTTTAAAACGCGAAAAGAATTTCGCATGACAGCAAAATCTGGGAAAACCGAGTGA